One window of the Janthinobacterium sp. PAMC25594 genome contains the following:
- the motB gene encoding flagellar motor protein MotB — protein MADEGMRPIIVKRIKKTAGGHHGGAWKIAYADFVTAMMAFFLLMWLLGSTSKGDLNGISEFFKTPLKVAMAGGSGSGESNSVIQGGGQDLSRQDGQVRKAQEEPQRKSFDLNSAKAALEREEGKRLQALKARIEATIDADPLLKKYKNQLLLDITSEGLRIQIVDEQNRPMFALANANLQPYTKEILHAIGFVLNEVPNRIGLSGHTDSTPYMSDAGYSNWELSADRANASRRELVIGGMKEEKVLRVVGLGSAAHLDKLDPFNPINRRISIIVMNKRTEENVLRDGAAIELPVSDAASAAVASGLAAGAPPAAAPVPGPAAAKK, from the coding sequence ATGGCCGATGAAGGCATGCGCCCGATTATCGTCAAGCGTATCAAGAAGACGGCTGGCGGCCACCATGGCGGAGCGTGGAAAATCGCCTACGCCGACTTTGTCACGGCCATGATGGCCTTCTTCCTGCTGATGTGGCTGCTGGGCTCCACCTCGAAGGGCGACTTGAACGGCATTTCCGAATTCTTCAAGACACCGCTGAAAGTGGCGATGGCGGGCGGTTCCGGCAGCGGCGAGAGCAATTCCGTGATCCAGGGCGGCGGCCAGGACCTGTCACGCCAGGATGGACAGGTGCGCAAGGCGCAGGAAGAGCCGCAGCGCAAGTCGTTCGACCTCAATTCCGCCAAGGCCGCGCTCGAACGCGAGGAAGGCAAGCGCCTGCAGGCGCTCAAGGCGCGCATCGAAGCGACCATCGACGCCGATCCCCTGCTGAAAAAATACAAGAACCAGTTGCTGCTCGATATCACCAGCGAAGGCTTGCGCATCCAGATCGTCGACGAGCAGAACCGTCCGATGTTTGCGCTCGCCAATGCGAATCTGCAACCCTATACCAAGGAAATCCTGCACGCCATCGGCTTCGTGCTCAATGAAGTGCCGAACCGCATCGGCCTGTCCGGCCACACGGATTCGACGCCCTACATGAGCGATGCCGGCTACAGCAACTGGGAATTGTCGGCTGACCGCGCGAATGCGTCGCGGCGCGAACTGGTGATTGGCGGCATGAAGGAAGAAAAAGTATTGCGCGTGGTGGGACTGGGCTCGGCCGCTCACCTGGATAAGCTCGATCCCTTCAATCCGATCAACCGGCGCATCAGCATCATCGTCATGAACAAACGCACGGAAGAAAATGTTTTGCGCGATGGGGCGGCGATAGAGCTGCCGGTGAGCGATGCCGCTTCCGCCGCTGTCGCTTCGGGGCTGGCGGCTGGTGCGCCGCCCGCGGCGGCGCCAGTTCCCGGCCCGGCAGCGGCGAAAAAATAA
- the motA gene encoding flagellar motor stator protein MotA, with the protein MLVIIGYIIVCASVFGGFALAGGHLAALFQPLELLMIGGAALGAFLVGNNNKAIKATIAALPSLFKGSRYTKELYMELMSLLFEVLSKVRKEGLMSIEGDIDKPEESPLFSKYPAVLADHHIVEFMTDYLRLMVSGNMDAFQIENLMDNEIETHHHEGAVPAHVIAKVGDGLPAFGIVAAVMGVVHTMESVGIPPAELGMLIAHALVGTFLGILLAYGFVGPLASLLEQKLEESSKMFQCVKVTLLASLNGYAPALAVEFGRKVLFSTERPTFNELEDHIKKSKTK; encoded by the coding sequence TTGTTAGTCATAATCGGATACATCATCGTCTGCGCCTCGGTCTTTGGCGGCTTCGCGCTGGCCGGCGGCCATCTGGCGGCGCTGTTCCAGCCGCTGGAGTTGCTGATGATCGGCGGCGCCGCCCTGGGCGCCTTCCTTGTTGGTAACAATAACAAGGCGATCAAGGCGACGATCGCCGCCTTGCCCAGCCTGTTCAAGGGTTCGCGCTATACCAAAGAGCTGTACATGGAACTGATGTCGCTGCTGTTCGAAGTGCTCAGCAAGGTGCGCAAGGAAGGCTTGATGTCGATCGAAGGCGATATCGACAAGCCCGAAGAGAGTCCCCTGTTTTCCAAGTATCCGGCCGTGCTGGCCGATCACCACATCGTCGAATTCATGACCGATTACCTGCGCCTGATGGTATCGGGCAATATGGATGCGTTCCAGATCGAAAACCTGATGGACAACGAAATCGAGACGCACCATCACGAAGGCGCCGTGCCGGCCCACGTGATCGCCAAGGTGGGCGACGGCTTGCCCGCTTTCGGTATCGTCGCCGCCGTGATGGGCGTGGTGCACACGATGGAGTCGGTGGGCATACCGCCGGCCGAGCTGGGCATGCTGATCGCGCACGCGCTGGTCGGCACCTTCCTCGGTATCTTGCTGGCGTATGGCTTTGTCGGCCCGCTGGCCAGCCTGCTGGAGCAGAAGCTGGAAGAGTCGAGCAAGATGTTCCAGTGCGTGAAAGTAACCCTGCTGGCCAGCCTGAACGGGTATGCGCCGGCGCTGGCCGTGGAGTTCGGTCGCAAGGTCCTGTTCTCGACCGAGCGCCCGACGTTCAACGAGCTGGAAGACCACATCAAGAAATCGAAAACGAAGTAA
- a CDS encoding class I SAM-dependent methyltransferase, producing the protein MLQQILRAPALKAILIQVLAFPLMLLLVYGLARAGVAMSLSVVALLQGVLAALITWRAGLARWWCAIGLLFAPALLAASLLHWPPVVFLAAFVFLLSLYWSTFRTQVPFYPSGPKVWQAVAELIADRPGVRLVDIGSGLGGLVLDLARRRPDGQFSGIELAPLPWLASRLRARLSGSRARFLRGDYEALDFSRYDAVFAYLSPAAMAALWRKAEREMLPGSMLLSYEFQIAAREPDKTIAATEGGPLLYIWCF; encoded by the coding sequence ATGCTGCAACAAATCCTGCGCGCGCCCGCGCTCAAGGCCATCCTGATCCAGGTGCTGGCCTTTCCCTTGATGTTGCTATTGGTGTATGGCCTGGCGCGCGCAGGCGTGGCCATGTCGTTGTCCGTCGTGGCCTTGCTGCAGGGTGTGCTGGCGGCGCTCATCACGTGGCGTGCGGGACTGGCGCGCTGGTGGTGCGCCATCGGCCTGCTGTTCGCGCCCGCGCTGCTGGCGGCCAGCTTGCTGCACTGGCCCCCGGTCGTGTTCCTGGCGGCCTTTGTTTTCCTGTTGAGCTTGTATTGGTCCACGTTTCGCACGCAAGTGCCGTTTTACCCGTCGGGGCCGAAGGTCTGGCAGGCGGTGGCCGAGCTGATCGCGGACCGTCCCGGCGTGCGTCTGGTCGATATCGGCAGCGGCCTGGGCGGCCTGGTGCTGGACCTGGCGCGGCGCCGTCCCGATGGGCAGTTTTCCGGCATCGAGCTGGCGCCGCTGCCGTGGCTGGCAAGCCGCCTGCGCGCGCGGCTGTCGGGCAGCCGCGCGCGCTTCCTGCGCGGCGACTACGAAGCACTCGATTTCAGCCGCTACGATGCGGTCTTTGCCTACCTGTCGCCAGCGGCGATGGCTGCCCTGTGGCGCAAGGCGGAAAGGGAAATGTTGCCCGGCAGTATGCTTCTTAGTTACGAATTCCAGATTGCCGCACGCGAACCCGATAAGACCATCGCCGCCACAGAGGGTGGCCCTTTACTTTACATATGGTGCTTTTAA
- the flhC gene encoding flagellar transcriptional regulator FlhC — MAKKSVVSEAQEIQLAIELIQLGARLQLLETEVSLSRERLLNLYKELKGVSPPKGMLPFSTDWFLTWQPNIHSSLFINIHKFLVDHAGATGIEAVMKAYKLYLEQMPPEAGEEPLLSLTRAWTLVRFFSSKMLNMAPCGKCGGKFVVNCLDLNADYVCGLCHMPSRAGKTKKARDEAAAVASPSIAT; from the coding sequence ATGGCCAAGAAAAGTGTCGTATCGGAAGCGCAAGAAATCCAGCTGGCCATCGAATTGATACAGCTGGGCGCGCGCCTGCAACTGCTGGAGACGGAAGTCTCGCTGTCGCGCGAACGCCTGCTGAATCTGTACAAGGAATTGAAGGGCGTCTCGCCGCCCAAGGGCATGCTGCCCTTTTCCACCGACTGGTTCCTCACCTGGCAGCCGAATATCCATTCCTCGCTATTCATCAATATCCACAAATTCCTCGTCGACCACGCCGGCGCCACCGGCATCGAAGCCGTGATGAAGGCGTACAAACTGTATCTCGAGCAGATGCCGCCCGAAGCGGGTGAAGAGCCGTTGCTGTCGCTGACGCGGGCCTGGACCCTGGTGCGCTTTTTCAGCAGCAAGATGCTGAACATGGCGCCCTGCGGCAAGTGCGGCGGCAAGTTTGTCGTCAACTGCCTCGACCTGAACGCCGATTATGTCTGCGGCCTGTGCCATATGCCTTCGCGTGCCGGCAAGACCAAGAAGGCGCGCGATGAAGCAGCCGCGGTCGCGTCGCCGAGCATCGCCACCTGA
- the flhD gene encoding flagellar transcriptional regulator FlhD, protein MTANDMMAEIRDANLSYLMLAQQMIRADKVTAIFRLGIAAEIAELIEGMSNAQILKLAGGNMMLARFRFDDSAILGMLTNYNKDRSLAQSHAAILMAGQGVEEIA, encoded by the coding sequence ATGACTGCTAACGACATGATGGCTGAGATTCGCGACGCTAACCTGAGCTACCTGATGCTGGCCCAGCAAATGATTCGTGCGGACAAGGTAACGGCCATCTTCCGTTTGGGCATAGCCGCCGAAATCGCCGAATTGATCGAAGGCATGAGCAATGCGCAGATCCTGAAGCTCGCTGGCGGCAACATGATGCTGGCCCGCTTCCGCTTCGACGACAGCGCCATCCTGGGCATGTTGACGAACTACAATAAAGACCGCTCGCTGGCCCAGTCGCATGCCGCTATTCTGATGGCAGGCCAGGGCGTCGAAGAAATCGCTTAA
- the kynU gene encoding kynureninase — MISRHDCSARDLDDPLAPLRQQFDLPQGVIYLDGNSLGARPKAALARAQHVITAEWGTDLIRSWNSAGWFDLPKRLGDRLAPLLGAQTGEVVITDTTSVNLFKALAAALQMQASDPAHAARRVIVSERSNFPTDLYMAQGLAAWLDRGYQLRLVDSPEELTQAIDAACAVAMLTHVNYRTGYQHDMAAISSHCHAQGALALWDLAHSAGAVPLDLNGAGADLAVGCTYKYLNGGPGSPAFIWVPKKHQARFRQPLSGWWGHATPFAMDPGFAPADGIARALCGTQPIVSLALVECGLDIFAQTSMEAIRRKSLALTDLFIALVEQRCASHPLGLVTPREHARRGSQVSFTHPHGYAVMQALIARGVIGDYREPAIMRFGFTPLYTSFADVWDAVEILRDILDTLAYDIAAKRDAVT, encoded by the coding sequence ATGATTTCTCGACATGACTGCAGCGCGCGCGACCTCGATGACCCGCTGGCGCCCCTGCGCCAGCAATTCGACTTGCCGCAAGGCGTGATTTATCTCGACGGCAACTCCTTGGGCGCCCGGCCGAAAGCGGCCCTGGCCCGTGCCCAGCACGTCATCACGGCCGAATGGGGCACGGACCTGATCCGCAGCTGGAATAGCGCGGGCTGGTTCGACCTGCCGAAGCGCCTGGGCGACCGCCTGGCGCCACTGCTCGGCGCGCAGACTGGCGAAGTGGTGATCACCGACACCACCTCCGTCAACCTGTTCAAGGCGCTGGCCGCCGCCCTGCAGATGCAGGCCAGCGATCCCGCCCATGCCGCGCGCAGGGTCATCGTCAGCGAACGCAGCAACTTTCCCACCGACCTGTACATGGCGCAAGGCCTGGCCGCCTGGCTCGACCGCGGCTACCAGCTGCGCCTGGTCGACAGCCCCGAGGAACTGACGCAAGCCATCGATGCCGCTTGCGCCGTCGCCATGCTCACGCACGTCAACTACCGCACGGGCTACCAGCACGACATGGCCGCCATCAGCAGCCATTGCCACGCGCAAGGCGCGCTGGCACTGTGGGACCTGGCCCATTCGGCCGGCGCCGTGCCGCTGGACCTGAACGGTGCCGGCGCCGACCTGGCTGTCGGCTGCACCTATAAATACCTGAACGGCGGCCCCGGCTCGCCCGCCTTCATCTGGGTGCCGAAAAAACACCAGGCGCGCTTCCGCCAGCCACTGTCCGGCTGGTGGGGTCACGCCACGCCGTTCGCCATGGACCCGGGCTTCGCGCCGGCCGACGGCATCGCCCGCGCCCTGTGCGGCACGCAGCCGATTGTCTCGCTGGCCCTGGTCGAATGCGGCCTCGATATCTTTGCGCAAACGAGCATGGAAGCGATCCGCCGCAAGTCGCTGGCCCTGACGGATTTGTTCATCGCGCTGGTGGAGCAGCGCTGCGCCAGCCATCCGCTGGGCCTCGTCACGCCGCGCGAGCATGCGCGACGCGGCAGCCAGGTCAGCTTCACGCACCCGCACGGCTATGCCGTGATGCAGGCACTGATCGCGCGCGGCGTGATCGGCGACTACCGCGAACCGGCCATCATGCGCTTCGGCTTCACGCCCCTGTACACGAGCTTTGCCGACGTGTGGGATGCCGTCGAGATCCTGCGCGACATCCTCGACACACTCGCCTACGACATCGCCGCCAAGCGCGACGCCGTCACCTGA
- the kynA gene encoding tryptophan 2,3-dioxygenase, whose protein sequence is MSKENSSGCPMHAGAQQGAEWHGAQMDFSESMSYGNYLALDRILTAQHPLSPNHNEMLFIVQHQTSELWMKLMLHEMHAVRANLQSGDLAPAFKMLARVARIMDQLVHAWDVLATMTPPEYTAIRPYLGASSGFQSFQYREIEFILGNKNAALLNVHTTKPDTYAVLDAALRTPSVYDEAVKLLARSGLPIAPERLDADWTLPTASDASVKAAWLEVYRDPSKHWALYELAEKLVDLETAFRFWRFRHVTTVERIIGFKTGTGGTAGVSYLRKMLDVVLFPELFALRTEL, encoded by the coding sequence ATGAGCAAAGAAAACAGCAGCGGATGCCCCATGCATGCGGGCGCCCAGCAAGGCGCCGAATGGCATGGCGCGCAGATGGATTTCAGCGAATCGATGAGTTACGGTAACTACCTGGCGCTGGACCGCATCCTGACGGCCCAGCATCCGCTGTCGCCGAACCACAACGAGATGCTGTTCATCGTGCAGCACCAGACCAGCGAATTGTGGATGAAGCTGATGCTGCACGAAATGCACGCCGTGCGCGCCAACCTGCAAAGCGGCGACCTGGCGCCCGCGTTTAAAATGCTGGCCCGCGTGGCGCGCATCATGGATCAATTGGTGCATGCCTGGGACGTGCTGGCCACCATGACGCCGCCCGAATACACGGCCATCCGGCCCTACCTGGGTGCCTCGTCCGGCTTCCAGTCCTTCCAGTACCGCGAGATTGAATTCATTTTGGGGAACAAGAACGCCGCCCTGCTCAACGTGCACACCACAAAGCCCGACACCTATGCGGTGCTCGACGCCGCCCTGCGCACGCCGTCCGTCTACGATGAAGCCGTCAAACTGCTGGCGCGCAGCGGCTTGCCCATCGCGCCCGAGCGCCTGGACGCCGACTGGACCCTGCCGACCGCCTCCGACGCCTCGGTCAAGGCGGCCTGGCTGGAAGTCTACCGCGACCCGTCGAAACACTGGGCCTTGTACGAGCTGGCCGAAAAGCTGGTGGACCTGGAAACGGCCTTCCGCTTCTGGCGTTTCCGCCATGTGACGACGGTCGAGCGCATCATCGGCTTCAAGACGGGTACGGGCGGCACGGCCGGCGTGAGCTACTTGCGCAAGATGCTCGACGTGGTATTGTTCCCGGAATTATTCGCCCTGCGCACGGAGTTGTAA
- a CDS encoding alpha/beta hydrolase: protein MSSLVLTLAGLWNSGPQHWQTHWEARHPQWSRVPHREWQTPDKDEWVAELDRAIAACERPPVLAAHSLACALVAHWAASGSPHRIAGAFLVAPSDVEAPSYPSGTTGFSPMPLQALPFPSLVVASGDDPYVSFARARAFAAAWSSDFTMIGDAGHINGDAGYGPWLDGEQLLLDFCAAHQP from the coding sequence ATGTCGTCTCTGGTCCTGACCCTGGCCGGCCTGTGGAATTCCGGGCCGCAGCATTGGCAAACCCATTGGGAAGCGCGCCACCCGCAATGGTCGCGCGTGCCGCACCGGGAATGGCAGACGCCGGACAAGGATGAATGGGTGGCGGAACTCGACCGCGCCATCGCCGCCTGCGAACGCCCGCCCGTGCTGGCGGCGCACAGCCTGGCCTGCGCGCTGGTGGCCCATTGGGCGGCCAGCGGCTCGCCGCACAGGATCGCCGGCGCCTTCCTGGTCGCCCCCAGCGATGTGGAAGCGCCCTCCTACCCGTCGGGCACCACGGGTTTTTCTCCCATGCCGCTGCAAGCCTTGCCGTTTCCCAGTCTGGTGGTGGCCAGCGGCGATGATCCCTACGTCAGCTTCGCGCGGGCACGCGCGTTTGCCGCCGCCTGGAGCAGCGATTTCACCATGATCGGCGACGCCGGCCATATCAATGGCGACGCCGGCTACGGCCCCTGGCTGGACGGCGAACAGCTGCTGCTCGATTTTTGCGCCGCGCACCAGCCCTGA
- a CDS encoding toxin-antitoxin system YwqK family antitoxin: MAFPLRRPGASPTMKRPLLPVILPLLLCSALAHGTPFYEGKSLAHPAISASQDSGADVAFLKEKEGVNGYYCECKSGSSKPILLDQFGNAVIRSVFYASLDKETDDSVQTMLVLFRQGEKNGLRAYRYHRGSGKYRRLDGLQPALNRIVAQGAAPNAGQVKAALAKLAPMDYSVARGKSGNADFDAIDHTQGTIVGYYSDDGKPVAAGGKDAITYKKTFQKKGERFLTASYTLYSDAGAGILPNYRLWQVTWETAPKQFTGSQDGPSVIYSLAWDDGSVVERGQYVKGKRQGLWVREGMHEGSEKGHFVDGLQEGLWSFNYPKQSESGMYKAGKREGRWTVVNYADAEEVTGFDTYAGGQLNGPHERRMGGKLQTRGNYVNGTRHGAWITEDGDGSFIDGLRDGPWKLKLKDKVTQSVTFVKGKKQGEALDTDASGALRQRDHYQAGVLDGTRTRYLGPAGKEYVVYTATYRNGQLDGREQAFDDSGKILRLDTLWDKGKKQGLDARYYPNGKPERLAVIDQGRLLTHLREYYEDGQLLNDIHRCTFKEDGSTRDDVCEYHHMYYPDGKPQYYYAFQYGQRQEGYSNYPDGKRKDELLVDRAADTSVFNAYYASGQLKCTEPRSGHSTRTVNGQTMISYASADRDGDNICYHPNGKMASIYTFRKRVLVECGKRFDDTGKQTFPGPEGCPPPRQVDYPIGL, encoded by the coding sequence GTGGCCTTTCCATTGCGGCGCCCCGGCGCCAGCCCCACGATGAAACGTCCGCTCTTGCCAGTTATCCTGCCCTTGCTGCTTTGCTCCGCCCTCGCCCACGGCACGCCCTTCTATGAAGGCAAGAGTCTCGCCCATCCCGCCATCAGCGCCTCGCAGGACAGCGGGGCTGACGTCGCCTTTCTCAAGGAAAAAGAAGGTGTCAACGGCTATTACTGCGAGTGCAAGAGCGGCAGCTCGAAACCCATTTTGCTCGACCAGTTCGGCAACGCCGTCATCCGCTCCGTCTTCTACGCCTCGCTGGACAAGGAAACGGACGACAGCGTGCAAACCATGCTGGTGCTGTTCCGCCAGGGAGAAAAAAATGGCTTGCGCGCCTACCGCTACCACCGCGGTTCCGGCAAATACCGGCGCCTGGACGGCCTCCAGCCGGCCCTGAACCGCATCGTGGCGCAAGGCGCCGCTCCCAATGCGGGCCAGGTCAAGGCGGCGCTGGCGAAACTGGCACCCATGGACTACAGCGTCGCGCGGGGCAAGAGCGGCAATGCGGACTTCGACGCCATCGACCATACGCAAGGCACCATCGTCGGCTACTACAGCGATGACGGCAAGCCCGTGGCGGCAGGCGGCAAGGACGCCATCACCTACAAGAAGACCTTCCAGAAGAAAGGCGAGCGTTTTCTCACTGCCAGCTACACGCTGTACAGCGACGCGGGCGCGGGCATCCTGCCCAATTACCGCCTGTGGCAAGTGACGTGGGAAACGGCGCCAAAGCAATTCACGGGCAGCCAGGACGGCCCGTCCGTCATCTACAGCCTGGCCTGGGACGACGGCTCGGTGGTCGAGCGGGGCCAGTACGTGAAAGGCAAGCGCCAGGGACTGTGGGTGCGCGAAGGCATGCATGAAGGCAGCGAAAAAGGCCATTTCGTCGACGGCCTGCAGGAAGGCCTGTGGTCCTTCAACTATCCCAAGCAAAGCGAGAGCGGCATGTACAAGGCCGGCAAGCGCGAAGGCCGCTGGACGGTCGTCAACTATGCCGATGCAGAGGAGGTGACGGGTTTCGACACCTACGCGGGCGGCCAGCTGAACGGCCCGCACGAGCGCCGCATGGGCGGCAAGCTGCAAACGCGCGGCAACTACGTCAACGGCACGCGCCATGGCGCATGGATCACGGAAGACGGCGACGGCAGCTTTATCGACGGCTTGCGCGACGGGCCGTGGAAACTCAAGCTCAAGGACAAGGTCACGCAAAGCGTCACTTTCGTGAAAGGTAAAAAACAGGGCGAGGCACTCGACACGGACGCCAGTGGCGCGCTGCGCCAGCGCGACCATTACCAGGCCGGTGTGCTCGATGGCACGCGCACGCGCTATCTGGGCCCGGCCGGCAAGGAATACGTGGTCTACACGGCCACCTACCGCAATGGTCAGCTGGACGGGCGCGAACAGGCGTTCGACGACAGCGGCAAGATCCTGCGCCTCGATACGCTATGGGACAAGGGCAAGAAGCAGGGCCTCGATGCGCGCTACTACCCGAACGGCAAGCCGGAACGCCTGGCCGTCATCGACCAGGGACGCCTGCTCACCCACCTGCGCGAATACTATGAAGACGGCCAGCTGCTCAACGACATCCACCGCTGTACCTTCAAGGAGGACGGCAGCACGCGCGACGACGTGTGCGAGTACCACCACATGTACTACCCGGACGGCAAGCCGCAGTACTACTACGCCTTCCAGTACGGCCAGCGCCAGGAAGGCTATTCGAACTACCCGGACGGCAAGCGCAAGGACGAACTGCTGGTCGACCGCGCGGCCGACACCTCCGTCTTCAACGCGTATTATGCAAGCGGCCAGCTCAAATGCACGGAGCCGCGCAGCGGCCACAGCACGCGCACGGTCAACGGCCAGACCATGATCAGCTACGCCTCGGCCGACCGCGATGGCGACAATATCTGCTACCACCCGAACGGCAAGATGGCCAGCATCTACACCTTCCGCAAGCGCGTGCTCGTCGAATGCGGCAAACGCTTTGACGATACGGGCAAGCAGACGTTCCCGGGGCCGGAAGGCTGCCCGCCCCCCAGGCAGGTGGACTATCCCATAGGACTGTGA
- a CDS encoding alpha/beta fold hydrolase, with product MSISSPAPTLLVLLPGMDGTARLFHRFDAALRAQTAIETQAIAYPAAPLDYAALEAFVRARLPQDRPFVVLAESFSGPLGAALRADPPPGMRALILCCAFVRNPRPLLTPLRHLLGMVPFGALPGFALRQALLAPYATPALQAELTAALAQVPPSVLRQRLRAVLEIPEKDTSPSFARGSLPVLYLRARHDRLVPPANALQILCLAPGTQLVDIDAPHMLLQAAPAAAADAVAAFVNGLSAAQESD from the coding sequence ATGAGCATCTCTTCCCCCGCCCCAACACTGCTTGTCCTCCTGCCCGGCATGGATGGCACGGCCCGGCTATTCCACCGTTTTGACGCCGCCTTGCGCGCGCAAACCGCCATCGAGACCCAGGCCATCGCCTATCCGGCCGCGCCACTCGATTACGCGGCGCTGGAAGCATTCGTGCGCGCGCGCTTGCCGCAGGACCGCCCTTTCGTCGTGCTGGCCGAATCGTTTTCAGGACCGCTGGGGGCAGCTTTGCGCGCCGATCCGCCGCCCGGCATGCGCGCGCTGATACTGTGTTGTGCGTTCGTGCGCAATCCGCGCCCGCTGCTGACGCCACTGCGCCACCTGCTCGGCATGGTGCCCTTTGGCGCCCTGCCCGGCTTCGCCCTGCGCCAGGCGCTGCTGGCGCCGTATGCGACGCCGGCCCTGCAGGCCGAACTGACGGCGGCGCTGGCGCAAGTGCCGCCCAGCGTGCTGCGCCAGCGCCTGCGCGCCGTGCTGGAGATACCGGAAAAAGACACCTCGCCCAGCTTCGCGCGCGGCAGCCTGCCCGTCCTGTATCTACGCGCCCGCCACGACCGTCTGGTGCCGCCGGCAAACGCCTTGCAGATACTGTGCCTGGCGCCAGGCACGCAGCTGGTCGATATCGACGCGCCGCACATGCTGCTGCAGGCGGCGCCGGCAGCGGCCGCCGATGCGGTCGCCGCCTTTGTCAACGGCCTGTCAGCCGCGCAGGAATCTGATTAA